Proteins from a genomic interval of Papaver somniferum cultivar HN1 chromosome 4, ASM357369v1, whole genome shotgun sequence:
- the LOC113273790 gene encoding uncharacterized protein LOC113273790, whose protein sequence is MNIMSNLSSTLCKRGNLRELITNVSVYSGLSDVTAGGGVASLIIRRWATKKAAGSSKNGRDSNPKNLGVKKFGGERVIPGNIIVRQRGTRFHPGNYVGIGKDHTLFALKEGNVKFERHKLSGRKWVHVEPKDGHVLHPVYTNNAKEGHVIYADKTPVVLKTAKA, encoded by the exons ATGAATATAATGAGTAATCTTTCTTCAACTCTATGTAAAAGAGGGAATCTGAGAGAGCTAATTACTAATGTTTCCGTCTATAGTGGTCTCTCTG ATGTTACAGCAGGAGGAGGAGTAGCAAGCTTGATAATTAGGCGCTGGGCTACCAAAAAGGCTGCTGGATCCTCAAAGAATGGTCGCGATTCTAATCCCAAGAATTTGGGGGTAAAGAAATTTGGCGGGGAG AGAGTAATTCCTGGAAACATCATAGTACGTCAGCGGGGCACAAGGTTTCATCCTGGGAACTATGTTGGAATCGGGAAGGATCACACCTTGTTTGCACTGAAAGAAGGTAATGTTAAATTTGAGCGTCATAAGCTGAGTGGCCGTAAGTGGGTCCACGTCGAGCCCAAAGATGGCCATGTACTTCACCCTGTCTATACCAATAATGCCAAAGAAGGTCATGTTATCTATGCTGATAAAACCCCTGTTGTACTCAAAACAGCCAAGGCTTAG
- the LOC113272422 gene encoding uncharacterized protein LOC113272422 translates to MCRLCRKSCESISHITWHCRVARRIWAWASGIFNLQPNEDLVASYKAAKGRSRMIKDLWLVANLAIVTELWKLRNKAYFEGMAVQWLGFKGRVYQVIRDNSIRIKGHMYNNLADLRILKYFKVRHRSCKTSTPIEVSWSPPNHDEIMICCDGASFRNLGQGGSGVTFRDANSEMLDVLCVGLGWQTNYYAEVCAVIYGAMLAKRWNVKNICIRSDSMSCIQDFQKGELPWKLVQKWRMAKSFYNNIRYIHSYGEVNFSVDASAKQACLLAENIFEFYEGRPGFIPSV, encoded by the coding sequence ATGTGTCGCTTGTGCAGGAAGAGTTGCGAATCTATTAGCCACATCACCTGGCATTGCAGAGTTGCTAGGAGGATTTGGGCTTGGGCGTCTGGAATTTTTAATCTGCAACCTAATGAAGATTTGGTGGCCTCTTACAAGGCTGCTAAGGGACGTAGCAGGATGATAAAGGATCTTTGGCTTGTTGCAAATCTCGCAATTGTCACGGAATTATGGAAGCTGCGAAACAAAGCTTATTTTGAAGGTATGGCAGTTCAATGGCTTGGTTTTAAAGGTAGAGtttatcaggtaattcgtgataactcaattagaatAAAGGGCCATATGTACAACAATTTAGCAGATTTGCGCATTTTGAAATATTTCAAGGTGAGGCATAGATCATGCAAAACGTCTACTCCGATTGAGGTTAGTTGGTCTCCTCCTAatcatgatgaaatcatgatttgtTGTGATGGCGCGTCATTTAGAAATCTAGGCCAAGGTGGTTCTGGTGTTACTTTTCGTGATGCCAACTCAGAAATGCTTGACGTTCTTTGTGTTGGCCTTGGCTGGCAAACAAATTATTATGCGGAAGTGTGTGCGGTTATTTATGGTGCGATGTTAGCCAAGAGATGGAATGTGAAGAATATTTGCATTCGTTCAGATTCAATGAGTTGCATCCAAGATTTTCAAAAGGGTGAGCTTCCTTGGAAGCTGGtgcagaagtggagaatggcGAAGTCTTTTTACAACAACATTCGCTATATTCATAGCTATGGGGAAGTTAATTTCTCAGTTGATGCTTCGGCCAAGCAAGCATGTTTGCTGGCtgaaaatatttttgagttttatgagggtaggccaggttttattccgTCTGTGTAA